Proteins encoded in a region of the Streptomyces akebiae genome:
- a CDS encoding helix-turn-helix domain-containing protein: MSSGNAVVARNVRLLREQRGLSLAALAREAGLAKQTLSNLEQGTGNPTVDTLFSIATALGVPVTRLVAEREQVMTVQRGADVVWKEHEGFATRALDHVYGSGVIENYLVRVCPDRDGAGKPTEPHPVGTLEHLYVISGRVRVGPADSPVELDTGDFVRYPGDRPHVYQSLEGESLVHIVVSVPRVQPGTGGTNTRRTHDDGAH, from the coding sequence GTGTCCTCAGGAAATGCCGTCGTAGCGCGCAATGTGCGTCTTCTCAGAGAGCAGCGGGGCCTGTCCCTGGCCGCGTTGGCCCGGGAGGCGGGCCTCGCCAAGCAGACGCTGTCGAACCTGGAACAGGGCACCGGCAACCCCACCGTGGACACGTTGTTCTCGATCGCGACGGCGTTGGGGGTGCCGGTGACCAGGCTGGTGGCCGAGCGCGAGCAGGTGATGACCGTTCAGCGCGGCGCCGACGTCGTCTGGAAGGAGCACGAGGGGTTCGCGACCCGGGCTCTGGACCATGTGTACGGCTCGGGTGTCATCGAGAACTACCTCGTACGCGTTTGCCCCGACCGGGACGGAGCGGGGAAGCCGACCGAGCCGCACCCGGTGGGCACGCTGGAGCACCTGTACGTGATCAGTGGCCGGGTGCGGGTCGGTCCGGCGGACAGCCCGGTGGAGTTGGACACCGGCGACTTCGTGCGCTATCCGGGCGACCGGCCGCACGTGTACCAGTCGCTGGAGGGGGAGAGCCTGGTGCACATCGTGGTGAGCGTGCCGCGCGTGCAGCCCGGCACCGGGGGCACGAACACGAGGCGGACCCACGACGACGGCGCGCACTGA
- a CDS encoding IclR family transcriptional regulator — protein MSVHSPTSDLIESSLTDPSLAVSSADPSLADDPRSQAPTAASDQRTAVDKALVLLKSLAEEDREIGVSELARRTRLTKSTAFRLLGILQRNELVERVGSDYRLGAQLFDIGTRVYGPTSLVLRERLLPHLADLYVLTQETVHLAVLHDTDIVYVNKIHGHRATRSPSRIGARLPAYCTAVGKALLAFDHDAMEAAIAAGLPKLTDYTITEPTAFRAELQRIRRDGIAYDRQEATLGLTCVAVPVMGPAGRPVAALSVAGADHRFDRARFAPALRRVAYEAARAINAAAKAQRHTP, from the coding sequence ATGTCAGTTCACTCCCCCACGTCCGATCTCATCGAGAGCTCACTCACCGACCCCTCTCTCGCAGTTTCCTCGGCAGATCCCTCGCTCGCGGACGATCCGCGTTCCCAGGCGCCGACGGCCGCGTCTGATCAGCGGACCGCGGTCGACAAGGCACTCGTCCTGCTCAAGTCGCTCGCCGAGGAGGACCGGGAGATCGGCGTGAGCGAGTTGGCCCGCCGTACCCGTCTCACCAAATCGACCGCCTTCCGGCTGTTGGGCATCCTCCAGCGCAACGAACTGGTCGAGCGGGTCGGCAGCGACTACCGGCTGGGCGCCCAGCTCTTCGACATAGGCACCCGGGTCTACGGCCCGACCTCCCTGGTACTGCGCGAGCGACTGCTGCCCCATCTCGCGGACCTGTACGTGCTGACCCAGGAGACCGTTCACCTCGCGGTGCTGCACGACACCGACATCGTGTACGTGAACAAGATCCACGGGCACCGCGCCACCCGCTCCCCCTCGCGCATCGGCGCCCGGCTGCCCGCGTACTGCACGGCCGTCGGCAAGGCCCTGCTGGCCTTCGACCACGACGCCATGGAGGCGGCCATCGCGGCGGGGCTGCCGAAGCTCACCGACTACACGATCACCGAGCCCACCGCCTTCCGCGCCGAACTGCAGCGCATCCGACGGGACGGCATCGCGTACGACCGCCAGGAGGCCACCCTCGGCCTCACCTGTGTCGCCGTCCCCGTCATGGGGCCCGCGGGCCGCCCGGTCGCGGCCCTCTCCGTCGCCGGCGCGGACCACCGCTTCGACCGGGCCCGCTTCGCCCCCGCCCTGCGCCGCGTGGCCTACGAGGCGGCGCGGGCGATCAACGCCGCCGCCAAGGCCCAGCGGCACACGCCGTAG
- a CDS encoding aromatic ring-hydroxylating dioxygenase subunit alpha translates to MTSPPVRPSDRLAGVPRPSVDVSAYLDLDHGLIDRTIFSDPVLYQQELRRVFAPSWLFLAHESQFGKPGDFFTTYMGEDPVIVAMGRDRRLRAFLNACRHRGMRVCRADAGATKAFTCSYHGWSYDTSGKLVNVPNQGDYPDHFEQDRWGLVEVARLDSYKGLVFATWDPDAPPLVEALGGMTWYMDAMLDRDPEGTEVVGGVHKWVLEGNWKLAAEQFASDWYHVNISHASALMVMSPTGKGPRTEIVQTPGRQYADPLGHGHGFPTHPKSRFDDRIVHAHYDYEALRERLGDARVEGPMTTGHATVFPNFSYLPVNGSIRVWHPKGPDRMEVWAWTLVDRSMPDEVKNAQRLYNLRTFGPTGIFEQDDGENWSECQATAHGFVSGSMTLNYQMGLGLESEDGVHPGTTGRLYTDGAARGLYARWRDLMNTPAWHEKDS, encoded by the coding sequence ATGACTTCCCCGCCCGTACGGCCCAGCGACCGTCTCGCCGGCGTGCCGCGCCCGTCCGTCGACGTGAGCGCGTACCTCGACCTCGACCACGGGCTGATCGACCGCACGATCTTCAGCGATCCGGTGCTGTACCAGCAGGAGTTGCGCCGGGTCTTCGCGCCGAGCTGGCTGTTCCTCGCCCACGAGAGCCAGTTCGGCAAGCCCGGCGACTTCTTCACGACGTACATGGGAGAGGACCCGGTCATCGTCGCGATGGGCCGGGACCGGAGGCTGCGGGCGTTCCTCAACGCCTGCCGGCACCGCGGGATGCGGGTCTGCCGGGCCGACGCCGGCGCGACCAAGGCCTTCACGTGCAGCTACCACGGCTGGTCGTACGACACCTCGGGCAAGCTCGTCAACGTACCCAACCAGGGCGACTACCCGGACCACTTCGAACAGGACCGGTGGGGACTGGTCGAGGTCGCGCGGCTCGACTCGTACAAGGGGCTCGTCTTCGCCACCTGGGACCCCGACGCGCCGCCGCTCGTCGAGGCGCTGGGCGGGATGACCTGGTACATGGACGCGATGCTGGACCGCGATCCGGAAGGCACCGAGGTCGTCGGCGGGGTGCACAAGTGGGTGCTGGAGGGCAACTGGAAGCTGGCGGCCGAGCAGTTCGCCTCCGACTGGTACCACGTCAACATCTCGCACGCCTCCGCGCTGATGGTCATGTCGCCGACGGGCAAGGGACCCAGGACGGAGATCGTGCAGACCCCCGGACGGCAGTACGCCGATCCGCTCGGGCACGGACACGGCTTCCCGACCCACCCCAAGAGCCGCTTCGACGACCGGATCGTGCACGCCCACTACGACTACGAGGCGCTGCGCGAGCGGCTCGGCGACGCGCGGGTGGAAGGGCCGATGACCACCGGCCACGCCACCGTCTTCCCCAACTTCTCCTACCTCCCGGTCAACGGCTCCATCCGGGTCTGGCACCCCAAGGGCCCGGACCGCATGGAGGTCTGGGCCTGGACGCTGGTCGACAGATCCATGCCGGACGAGGTGAAGAACGCCCAACGGCTCTACAACCTGCGCACGTTCGGGCCCACCGGGATCTTCGAGCAGGACGACGGCGAGAACTGGAGCGAGTGCCAGGCCACGGCCCATGGGTTCGTCTCCGGCTCGATGACCCTCAACTACCAGATGGGCCTGGGGCTGGAGAGCGAGGACGGTGTCCATCCGGGCACCACCGGCCGCCTCTACACCGACGGCGCCGCCCGCGGCCTGTACGCCCGCTGGCGCGACCTGATGAACACGCCCGCCTGGCACGAGAAGGACTCCTGA
- a CDS encoding bifunctional 3-phenylpropionate/cinnamic acid dioxygenase ferredoxin subunit, with the protein MSTNTSGTAVRVATVGDIEDGEALKVPAEASGHGEAIAVFHDGGAYYALDDTCSHGRASLSEGWIEDGEVECPLHSARFCLKSGEPQCMPATLAVRTHRVEVRDDVIWLHPGRPDERAAE; encoded by the coding sequence ATGAGCACGAACACGAGCGGCACCGCCGTGCGCGTCGCCACCGTCGGCGACATCGAGGACGGCGAGGCGCTGAAGGTACCGGCCGAGGCCAGCGGTCACGGCGAGGCCATCGCCGTCTTTCACGACGGCGGCGCCTACTACGCCCTCGACGACACCTGCTCGCACGGCCGGGCGTCCCTGTCCGAGGGCTGGATCGAGGACGGCGAGGTCGAGTGCCCGCTGCACAGTGCCCGCTTCTGTCTGAAGTCCGGCGAACCCCAGTGCATGCCCGCCACCCTCGCCGTGCGCACCCACCGCGTCGAGGTCCGCGACGACGTCATCTGGCTCCACCCCGGCCGGCCCGACGAGCGGGCCGCCGAATGA
- a CDS encoding NAD(P)/FAD-dependent oxidoreductase, with translation MSPPPPAPRRIAVVGAGPAAVSTCDALRAQGYDGELVLYSAEHGLPYDRPPLSKDVLLGKARRADVLLRPERWYEEQRVQVREDARVGAIRPHSGGVELADGTIAEADRIVLATGGTPRPLPVPGDDPAVRRLRTWDDAEGLRERLLPGARVIVVGAGLIGAETAAVAVALGCRVTLVDPVPVPLAAAVGGDIAGALHRRHTTEGIEVVTAGVQSVERSPQGLRVRLTGHGGTLTADTLVVGIGIRPATEAAEAAGLRVDNGVVVHPGQRTSHPNVFAVGDVARPDGHRVRHEHWEAAQRDGEAAALGILGRPVPDPGVPWFWSDRHGSRLEAVGTMADAGRHVLRGDPDSGSFTAFGLRGDRLVAAAAIDRARDIKAARRLIDRGVRLSATELTDERTDLRALLRR, from the coding sequence ATGAGCCCCCCTCCCCCCGCGCCCCGGCGGATCGCCGTCGTCGGCGCGGGCCCGGCCGCCGTCTCCACCTGCGACGCGCTGCGCGCCCAGGGGTACGACGGGGAACTGGTCCTGTACTCCGCCGAGCACGGGCTGCCGTACGACCGACCGCCGCTCAGCAAGGACGTCCTGCTCGGCAAGGCCCGGCGCGCGGACGTCCTGCTGCGGCCCGAGAGGTGGTACGAGGAGCAGCGCGTCCAGGTGCGTGAGGACGCCCGGGTCGGCGCGATCCGGCCCCACTCGGGCGGCGTGGAACTGGCCGACGGCACGATCGCCGAGGCCGACCGGATCGTGCTGGCCACGGGAGGCACGCCGCGTCCGCTGCCGGTGCCCGGCGACGACCCGGCGGTCCGTCGACTGCGTACCTGGGACGACGCCGAAGGCCTCCGGGAACGTCTGCTGCCCGGCGCCCGGGTGATCGTCGTCGGCGCAGGCCTGATCGGCGCCGAGACCGCCGCCGTCGCCGTGGCCCTGGGCTGCCGGGTCACTCTCGTCGACCCCGTGCCGGTGCCACTGGCGGCGGCCGTCGGCGGCGACATCGCGGGCGCCCTGCACCGCAGGCACACCACCGAGGGAATCGAGGTCGTCACCGCCGGGGTCCAGAGCGTCGAACGGAGCCCCCAGGGCCTCCGCGTACGCCTCACCGGGCACGGCGGCACCCTGACCGCCGACACGCTGGTGGTGGGCATCGGAATCCGCCCGGCCACGGAAGCGGCCGAGGCCGCCGGGCTGCGCGTCGACAACGGCGTCGTCGTCCACCCCGGGCAGCGCACGTCGCACCCGAACGTCTTCGCCGTCGGCGACGTGGCCCGCCCCGACGGCCACCGCGTACGCCACGAACACTGGGAGGCCGCCCAGCGGGACGGTGAGGCCGCCGCCCTGGGCATCCTGGGCCGTCCGGTGCCGGACCCGGGCGTGCCCTGGTTCTGGTCCGACCGGCACGGCTCGCGCCTGGAGGCGGTCGGCACCATGGCGGACGCCGGGCGACACGTACTGCGCGGCGATCCCGACAGCGGCTCCTTCACCGCGTTCGGCCTGCGCGGCGACCGCCTGGTCGCGGCCGCCGCCATCGACCGCGCCCGGGACATCAAGGCCGCCCGGCGTCTCATCGACCGCGGTGTCCGGCTGTCCGCCACGGAACTGACCGACGAGCGCACCGACCTACGCGCCCTGCTCAGGCGATGA
- a CDS encoding 3-phenylpropionate/cinnamic acid dioxygenase subunit beta, translating into MTTHAPEPAVDSTQRVSDADVRLHFEVQRLYALEAQLLDQHRYADWLELFTEDLHYWAPVRTNRLRRQQALADGTPGEVAIFDETRASLAWRIRRFDSGMAWAEDPPSRSRHLITNVMVRAAEKPGEYVAESAFLCYRNRLEREVDLYAGGRTDRLRRDPDDGRLLIARRTILLDQNVLLAKNISTFL; encoded by the coding sequence ATGACCACGCACGCACCGGAGCCGGCGGTCGACTCGACGCAGAGGGTGTCCGATGCCGATGTCCGGCTGCACTTCGAAGTCCAGCGGTTGTACGCCCTTGAGGCGCAGTTGCTCGACCAGCACCGCTACGCGGACTGGCTGGAACTGTTCACGGAGGATCTGCACTACTGGGCGCCGGTGCGCACCAACCGGCTGCGGCGACAACAGGCGCTGGCCGACGGGACACCCGGCGAGGTGGCGATCTTCGACGAGACCAGGGCGAGCCTGGCCTGGCGGATCCGCCGCTTCGACTCGGGCATGGCCTGGGCCGAGGACCCGCCGTCCAGATCCCGGCACCTGATCACCAACGTCATGGTCAGGGCTGCCGAGAAGCCGGGGGAGTACGTCGCCGAGTCGGCCTTCCTCTGCTACCGCAACCGCCTGGAACGCGAGGTCGACCTCTACGCCGGCGGACGCACCGACCGGCTGCGCCGCGACCCGGACGACGGACGGCTGCTGATCGCCCGCCGCACGATCCTGCTCGACCAGAACGTCCTGCTCGCCAAGAACATCAGCACGTTCCTCTGA
- a CDS encoding alpha/beta fold hydrolase, with amino-acid sequence MTKDQTEEPKLVEHTVRTTLGPVAVSETGEGPVLVMLHGGGPGASAVANYHQNLPALAPRFRVLLPDQPGFGGSYRPTEADLDARSITEITVDALLQTLDTLGIDRFHLLGNSLGGAAAIATALEVPERVEKLVLMAPGGGWLPFGPTPTEGQKAMFRYYNGEGPTPKKMRDFIGVMTAEPKRWADTAQARYEASLDESHIAFYHAYNAAFAKRHGMDPLWQRVHRIKAPTLLLWGRDDRTITLDGAQLMLKQIRDVRLHVFGGCGHWVQLERRAEFERLVTDFLGEA; translated from the coding sequence GTGACCAAAGACCAGACCGAAGAGCCGAAGCTCGTCGAGCACACCGTGCGGACCACGCTCGGGCCCGTCGCGGTCAGCGAGACCGGTGAGGGGCCGGTGCTGGTGATGCTGCACGGCGGCGGTCCCGGCGCGAGCGCGGTCGCCAACTACCACCAGAATCTGCCCGCCCTCGCCCCCCGCTTCCGCGTGCTCCTGCCCGACCAGCCGGGTTTCGGCGGCAGCTACCGTCCCACCGAGGCGGATCTCGACGCCCGCAGCATCACCGAGATCACCGTCGACGCGCTGCTGCAGACCCTGGACACCCTCGGCATCGACCGCTTCCACCTGCTCGGCAACAGCCTCGGCGGTGCCGCGGCCATCGCCACCGCGCTCGAAGTCCCCGAGCGGGTCGAGAAGTTGGTGCTGATGGCACCCGGCGGCGGCTGGCTGCCCTTCGGACCCACCCCGACCGAGGGACAGAAGGCCATGTTCCGCTACTACAACGGCGAGGGCCCGACGCCGAAGAAGATGCGGGACTTCATCGGCGTGATGACCGCCGAGCCCAAACGCTGGGCGGACACCGCCCAGGCCCGCTACGAGGCCTCGCTCGACGAGTCCCACATCGCCTTCTACCACGCCTACAACGCCGCCTTCGCCAAACGGCACGGCATGGACCCGCTCTGGCAGCGCGTCCACCGCATCAAGGCCCCCACCCTCCTGCTCTGGGGCCGGGACGACCGCACCATCACCCTGGACGGCGCCCAGTTGATGCTCAAGCAGATCCGGGACGTCCGACTGCACGTCTTCGGCGGCTGCGGCCACTGGGTGCAACTGGAACGCCGGGCCGAGTTCGAACGCCTGGTCACCGACTTCCTCGGGGAGGCCTGA
- a CDS encoding SDR family NAD(P)-dependent oxidoreductase, which translates to MGRGWLENEVALITGGGSGIGRAVALRYLAEGARVAILGRTAAQLEEVVRAAGELGDRVLPLTGDVRSTDDLHRAVETTVERLGKLDVLVPNAGIWDYHRSVTRLSGKELGEAFDEIFAINVKGYALAVEAAWRELVATRGSIVMTLSNASLHTDGGGSLYTASKHACLGLLRQFAFELAPSVRVNGVAVGGMRTQLRGPESLGLHHRTLAASFARNEEAQALSGERPPPLIPLYDSSVEPEDFTGPYVLLASRTDSGTVTGAVIPADGGIAVRGFRAPAGGAGL; encoded by the coding sequence ATGGGCAGGGGATGGCTGGAGAACGAGGTCGCTCTAATCACCGGCGGGGGCTCCGGCATCGGCCGCGCCGTCGCCCTGCGCTACCTCGCGGAGGGCGCCCGCGTCGCGATCCTCGGCCGTACGGCCGCGCAACTGGAGGAGGTGGTCCGCGCCGCCGGAGAGCTGGGTGACCGGGTACTGCCCCTCACCGGCGACGTACGCAGCACGGACGATCTGCACCGGGCGGTGGAGACGACCGTCGAACGGCTCGGCAAACTCGACGTCCTCGTCCCGAACGCCGGTATCTGGGACTACCACCGCAGTGTGACCCGCCTGTCGGGCAAGGAACTGGGCGAGGCCTTCGACGAAATCTTCGCGATCAACGTCAAGGGGTACGCGCTGGCCGTGGAGGCCGCCTGGCGGGAGCTGGTCGCCACGCGCGGCAGCATCGTGATGACCCTCTCGAACGCCTCCCTGCACACCGACGGCGGCGGCTCCCTCTACACCGCCAGCAAGCACGCCTGCCTCGGCCTGCTGCGCCAGTTCGCCTTCGAACTGGCGCCGAGCGTCCGCGTCAACGGGGTAGCCGTCGGCGGCATGCGCACCCAACTGCGCGGCCCCGAGAGCCTCGGGCTGCACCACCGCACGCTCGCCGCGTCCTTCGCCAGGAACGAGGAGGCCCAGGCTCTCTCCGGCGAGAGGCCGCCGCCGCTGATCCCGTTGTACGACTCCAGCGTTGAACCGGAGGACTTCACCGGTCCGTATGTCCTGCTGGCCTCCCGCACCGACAGCGGCACCGTCACCGGTGCCGTGATCCCCGCCGACGGCGGCATCGCCGTACGCGGTTTCCGCGCCCCCGCCGGCGGCGCGGGCCTGTGA
- a CDS encoding acyl-CoA synthetase, translated as MAAVDISPAAALHRRALHPTPTALVYEGREISAAQLDGTVGEFAAGLSDHGLRRGDRIAYLGLNSATFLETLFAAARLGAVFVPLNFRLAADEVRHILNDCGAHTVVVEEGHRELAESILHDIPARSRLLVDTDPACPATDEPAPGWTPLSTLRGPHRPVREPVALYDDDLAALMYTSGTTGRPKGVMLTHGNLWWNAVNVDAVVDTRCDDVNLALAPLFHIGGLNALTLRTLVRGGTVVLRRAFEPAQCLRDLVEHRVNTFFAVPAMYTALARVPGFADADLGALRSAIVAGAPVPPQLIRDYGEAGLLLQQAWGLTETAPFATYLPARLTLEKTGSAGVAMPYTEIRLTHPATGAGIDGPDTQGEICVRGPNVTSGYWDNPDATRAAFDDMGWFHSGDIAYRDKDGFYYIVDRLKDMIISGGENVYPAEVERVLVEYPGILEAAVVGVPDAKWGETVLAVLSCASGTRPTVEEVRAFADRYLARYKLPTDVMVIDRLPRNASGKLDKIELRRWVTARRSAPSAPTS; from the coding sequence ATGGCCGCCGTCGACATCAGTCCAGCCGCCGCGCTGCACCGCAGAGCCCTGCACCCCACGCCGACCGCCCTCGTGTACGAGGGCCGCGAGATCTCCGCGGCACAACTCGACGGTACGGTCGGGGAGTTCGCCGCCGGGCTGTCGGACCACGGGCTGCGCCGCGGGGACCGGATCGCCTACCTCGGCCTCAACAGCGCGACCTTCCTGGAGACGCTGTTCGCCGCGGCCCGTCTCGGGGCGGTCTTCGTCCCCCTCAACTTCCGCCTCGCGGCCGACGAGGTCCGCCACATCCTCAACGACTGCGGCGCCCACACCGTCGTCGTCGAGGAGGGCCACCGCGAACTGGCGGAGTCGATCCTGCACGACATACCCGCCCGCAGCCGTCTGCTGGTCGACACCGACCCCGCGTGCCCGGCGACGGACGAGCCCGCGCCCGGCTGGACGCCGCTGTCCACGCTGCGCGGCCCGCACCGCCCCGTAAGGGAACCCGTGGCGCTGTACGACGACGACCTCGCGGCCCTGATGTACACCTCGGGCACCACCGGCCGGCCCAAGGGGGTCATGCTCACCCACGGCAACCTGTGGTGGAACGCGGTCAACGTCGACGCCGTCGTGGACACCCGCTGCGACGACGTGAACCTGGCCCTCGCCCCGCTGTTCCACATCGGCGGGCTCAACGCCCTCACCCTGCGCACCCTGGTGCGCGGCGGCACCGTGGTGCTGCGCCGGGCCTTCGAACCGGCCCAGTGCCTGCGGGACCTCGTCGAGCATCGCGTGAACACCTTCTTCGCGGTCCCGGCCATGTACACGGCCCTCGCCCGTGTGCCCGGTTTCGCGGACGCCGACCTCGGCGCCCTCCGGTCCGCGATCGTCGCGGGGGCTCCCGTCCCACCACAGCTGATCCGGGACTACGGCGAGGCGGGCCTGCTGCTCCAGCAGGCCTGGGGGCTGACGGAGACGGCACCGTTCGCCACCTACCTGCCGGCCCGGCTGACCCTGGAGAAGACCGGATCGGCCGGCGTCGCGATGCCGTACACGGAGATCCGGTTGACGCACCCCGCCACCGGGGCCGGGATCGACGGACCGGACACCCAGGGCGAGATCTGCGTACGCGGCCCCAACGTCACCTCCGGCTACTGGGACAACCCGGACGCCACCCGGGCCGCCTTCGACGACATGGGCTGGTTCCACAGCGGGGACATCGCCTACCGGGACAAGGACGGCTTCTACTACATCGTGGACCGCCTCAAGGACATGATCATCAGCGGTGGCGAGAACGTGTATCCCGCCGAAGTGGAACGCGTCCTCGTCGAGTACCCGGGCATCCTGGAGGCCGCCGTCGTCGGGGTACCGGACGCCAAGTGGGGCGAGACCGTGCTGGCCGTCCTGAGCTGCGCGTCCGGTACGCGGCCCACGGTGGAGGAGGTACGGGCGTTCGCCGACCGGTATCTGGCCCGCTACAAGCTCCCCACCGACGTCATGGTCATCGACCGGCTGCCCCGCAACGCCAGCGGCAAGCTGGACAAGATCGAGCTGCGCCGGTGGGTGACGGCGCGGCGCAGCGCGCCGAGCGCGCCGACGTCCTGA
- a CDS encoding acetyltransferase: MVTLPDIAPRTTVGDRWLLRPLDGASGEPLGARGAAARGYAASYGAGNGPGDRGGDEGGPERGPEEFRVHVQRVQHHPVRACYPFGAHDLVVWLGDGGTGRTEHGDRADHADRVPEAAGADLLRVLVPALFAAAPRCRRVIAAPDERDVHAQRVLSAGGFRRITEADLPDCSVVLFAAEPPALAELSTALDDMPH; the protein is encoded by the coding sequence GTGGTCACACTTCCCGACATCGCGCCGCGGACCACCGTCGGCGACCGCTGGTTGCTGCGACCGCTCGACGGAGCGTCCGGCGAACCGCTCGGCGCACGCGGGGCGGCCGCGCGCGGTTACGCGGCCTCGTACGGTGCCGGGAACGGTCCCGGGGACCGGGGCGGAGACGAGGGGGGACCCGAGCGCGGACCCGAGGAGTTCCGCGTCCATGTCCAGCGGGTCCAACACCATCCGGTGCGGGCCTGTTACCCCTTCGGCGCGCACGACCTCGTCGTCTGGCTCGGCGACGGCGGCACGGGAAGAACCGAGCACGGCGACCGTGCCGACCACGCGGACCGCGTCCCCGAGGCGGCCGGCGCGGACCTGCTGCGCGTCCTCGTTCCCGCGCTCTTCGCCGCCGCCCCGCGCTGCCGTCGCGTCATCGCCGCCCCGGACGAGCGCGACGTCCACGCCCAGCGCGTCCTGTCGGCCGGGGGGTTCCGCAGGATCACCGAGGCGGATCTGCCCGACTGCTCCGTCGTCCTGTTCGCCGCCGAACCACCGGCTCTCGCCGAGCTGTCCACGGCCCTCGACGACATGCCTCACTGA
- a CDS encoding zinc-binding dehydrogenase, with amino-acid sequence MLAATAISQSAADPLSGLVLRDVPEPTPRPGWSRVRVVASSLNMHDVWTLRGVGHPPDRLPITLGCDAAGYDEDGNEVIVHPVIGDPDAGRGDETLDPGRALLSERHDGAFAEYLTVPARNLVPKPDWLSFDEAACLPVAWTTAYRMLFTQARITAGDRVLVQGAGGGVASAAIRLAVAAGAVVYATSRSADKRAEAVSWGARAAVAPGERLPERVDVVIETVGEATWSHSLKSLRPGGTVVIAGATSGMNPPADLGRIFYLQQRILGSTGCTRVELVAMLRLMEATGVRPVIDRTLPLAEIHKGFQLMIDGGLTGKLVVHPPGPARPRTSHK; translated from the coding sequence GTGCTTGCCGCAACCGCAATTTCCCAGAGCGCCGCCGACCCGCTGTCGGGGCTGGTGCTGCGCGATGTCCCCGAGCCGACCCCGCGCCCGGGGTGGTCACGCGTCCGTGTCGTGGCCTCCTCGCTGAACATGCACGACGTGTGGACGCTGAGAGGAGTGGGGCATCCTCCCGACCGGCTGCCGATCACCCTCGGGTGCGACGCGGCCGGCTACGACGAGGACGGCAACGAGGTCATCGTCCACCCGGTGATCGGCGATCCGGACGCGGGTCGGGGCGACGAGACGCTGGACCCCGGTCGCGCGCTGCTGTCCGAGCGGCACGACGGCGCGTTCGCGGAGTATCTGACCGTTCCCGCCCGCAACCTGGTACCGAAGCCGGACTGGCTCTCGTTCGACGAGGCCGCCTGTCTGCCCGTCGCCTGGACCACCGCGTACCGCATGCTGTTCACCCAGGCCCGGATCACCGCCGGCGACCGGGTGCTCGTGCAGGGCGCGGGCGGCGGTGTCGCCTCCGCGGCCATCAGGCTCGCCGTGGCCGCGGGTGCCGTCGTCTACGCCACCAGCCGAAGCGCGGACAAGCGCGCCGAGGCCGTGTCCTGGGGAGCACGCGCCGCCGTGGCCCCGGGCGAGCGGCTGCCCGAACGGGTGGACGTGGTGATCGAGACGGTCGGCGAGGCGACCTGGTCGCACTCGCTGAAGTCGCTCCGCCCCGGTGGCACGGTCGTCATCGCCGGCGCGACGAGCGGGATGAACCCGCCGGCCGACCTCGGGCGGATCTTCTATCTCCAGCAGCGCATCCTCGGCTCCACCGGCTGCACCCGCGTCGAACTGGTCGCGATGCTGCGGCTGATGGAGGCCACCGGCGTCCGCCCGGTCATCGACCGGACCCTTCCGCTCGCCGAGATCCACAAGGGCTTCCAGCTCATGATCGACGGCGGTCTCACCGGAAAGCTCGTCGTCCACCCGCCGGGCCCGGCCCGCCCCCGCACCTCGCACAAGTAA